One Mesotoga sp. UBA6090 genomic region harbors:
- a CDS encoding ABC transporter ATP-binding protein has protein sequence MRLRISNLSKAFDGETIVDKFSYSIEGDFFLTILGSSGCGKTTLLRIISGILKPERGMVEVDSERLGFVFQDDRLIPWLTAAQNISIIAPESNPVEFLSFVGLKGQGDKYPSQLSGGMRRRLNIARALAFNPDLILMDEPFGSLDVVIKDRLIDDIQKIWIDRKISVIMVTHDPSEAARLSTEIMLVRDKFSNIESIHLGNPIERSPDEIDRIARNLLSRMKESSSFVQ, from the coding sequence ATGCGCTTAAGAATTAGCAATCTCAGCAAGGCTTTCGACGGAGAAACAATAGTAGACAAATTCTCCTATTCTATTGAAGGCGATTTCTTTCTCACAATTCTGGGAAGTTCGGGCTGCGGTAAGACGACTCTATTGAGAATTATCAGCGGCATACTCAAACCCGAAAGGGGAATGGTGGAAGTTGACAGCGAGCGGCTTGGATTCGTTTTTCAAGACGACAGGCTCATCCCGTGGTTGACGGCGGCTCAGAACATCTCTATTATCGCTCCAGAAAGCAATCCGGTCGAATTTCTTTCATTTGTGGGACTGAAGGGGCAGGGAGACAAGTATCCTTCTCAGCTTAGCGGTGGAATGAGAAGGAGACTGAACATAGCAAGGGCACTTGCCTTCAATCCCGATCTCATTCTCATGGACGAGCCCTTCGGCTCCCTTGATGTCGTCATAAAGGATCGCCTAATCGATGACATCCAGAAGATCTGGATTGATAGGAAGATCAGCGTAATCATGGTGACTCACGATCCCTCCGAAGCGGCAAGACTCTCTACAGAAATAATGCTTGTGCGGGACAAATTCTCGAATATCGAGTCCATACACCTTGGAAATCCTATTGAAAGAAGCCCGGATGAGATAGATAGAATTGCCAGAAATCTGCTATCCAGAATGAAGGAATCTTCTTCATTTGTTCAATGA
- the glmS gene encoding glutamine--fructose-6-phosphate transaminase (isomerizing) encodes MCGIVGMVGKDLTIRKLVDALKKLEYRGYDSAGVAVNNGYELKVMKAVGKISSLEKLLDGDLDSSIAQGIAHTRWATHGGPSDFNAHPHTDCTGKIAVVHNGIIENFDELRVELEKKGHIFKSVTDTEVIAHLIEDHYSGDIVAAVRHMLVDLEGAYAIGVVHQDHPDVIVAARKGSPLVVGSAGQGGYLASDVTPLLKYLRDVYFVDDGELAIIRPESINITRIDGSVVKKSATRITWSEDSAEKGGYAHFMLKEIFEEPQTLRNALTGRIKAGSPNFKEIDHLQDDIKKARSITVLACGTSYHAGLVFQRFIQDYSNIRAEVEVASEFRYRRLSENFADLVIAISQSGETADTLEGIRKARRMGAKVISLTNVVGSTISRESDAVIYINAGPEIGVAATKTYVAQLAVLILLGAGIAKIVGSSTSDIAMIVNELEGMPTVFENTLPAAKEQCKRLAAEYSDFKHFMYIGRGYSYATALEGALKLKEISYIHASGYQAGELKHGPIALLDKDFPVFAIVPEDELKSKMISNIMETRARDAKVVAICSENDREVAKAVNSRIEVPRVLDPLYPLVMSPYLQLFAYYIALRRGLDPDKPRNLAKSVTVE; translated from the coding sequence TTGTGCGGCATCGTCGGAATGGTAGGCAAAGACCTTACAATTAGGAAGCTGGTCGACGCTTTGAAGAAGCTTGAGTACAGGGGATATGATTCGGCCGGTGTCGCGGTGAATAACGGGTATGAACTGAAAGTGATGAAAGCAGTTGGGAAGATCTCCTCCCTTGAGAAACTTCTGGACGGAGATCTTGATTCATCTATTGCACAGGGAATAGCCCATACAAGGTGGGCAACCCACGGAGGACCGTCTGATTTCAACGCACATCCTCATACTGATTGCACCGGAAAAATTGCAGTCGTTCACAACGGGATAATTGAGAACTTCGATGAACTGAGGGTCGAGCTTGAGAAAAAAGGCCACATATTCAAATCGGTAACAGACACGGAGGTAATCGCTCATCTGATTGAAGATCACTATTCGGGCGACATTGTTGCTGCTGTAAGACATATGTTAGTGGATCTGGAGGGCGCTTACGCAATTGGAGTCGTCCATCAGGACCATCCCGATGTGATCGTGGCAGCGCGCAAAGGAAGCCCTCTTGTCGTAGGGTCGGCTGGACAGGGTGGATATCTTGCTTCTGACGTTACTCCCTTACTCAAGTACCTTCGTGACGTCTATTTCGTAGATGACGGAGAATTGGCCATAATTCGGCCGGAGAGTATTAACATAACCAGAATTGATGGCTCAGTTGTCAAAAAGTCTGCGACAAGGATCACATGGAGCGAGGACTCTGCGGAAAAGGGCGGTTATGCTCATTTCATGCTCAAAGAGATATTCGAAGAACCGCAGACTCTTCGGAACGCTCTTACGGGAAGAATCAAGGCCGGTTCGCCCAATTTCAAAGAAATCGATCATCTGCAGGATGATATAAAGAAGGCTAGATCTATTACCGTTCTGGCATGCGGAACCAGTTACCATGCGGGCCTCGTCTTTCAGAGATTCATTCAGGACTATTCAAATATCCGCGCAGAAGTGGAGGTTGCTTCAGAGTTCCGTTATAGAAGGCTATCAGAGAACTTCGCCGACCTGGTCATTGCGATTTCCCAATCAGGAGAAACCGCAGACACTCTCGAAGGTATCCGAAAGGCAAGAAGGATGGGAGCTAAAGTAATATCTTTGACAAACGTTGTCGGATCTACGATATCGAGAGAAAGCGATGCTGTGATTTATATAAATGCAGGCCCGGAGATAGGTGTGGCGGCTACGAAGACTTATGTAGCGCAGCTCGCGGTACTGATTCTTCTGGGGGCAGGCATAGCGAAGATTGTGGGCTCTAGTACAAGCGATATTGCAATGATCGTGAATGAACTGGAAGGTATGCCCACAGTTTTCGAGAATACGCTTCCAGCCGCTAAAGAACAGTGTAAGAGACTGGCAGCGGAATACTCTGATTTCAAGCATTTCATGTACATTGGCAGAGGTTACAGCTATGCAACAGCTCTAGAAGGAGCCTTGAAGCTCAAAGAGATAAGCTATATCCATGCCAGCGGTTATCAGGCCGGAGAGCTTAAGCATGGCCCTATAGCTTTGCTAGACAAGGATTTCCCGGTTTTTGCCATCGTCCCTGAAGATGAACTGAAATCGAAGATGATCTCCAACATAATGGAGACCAGAGCTCGAGATGCTAAAGTTGTAGCCATCTGCTCTGAGAACGACAGGGAAGTTGCAAAGGCAGTGAACAGTCGAATCGAGGTTCCTCGTGTTCTCGATCCACTCTACCCGCTGGTGATGTCACCATATTTGCAACTCTTCGCATACTACATAGCGCTAAGAAGAGGGCTC
- a CDS encoding DUF881 domain-containing protein, which produces MKSLKGIWALLIVFVVIVALGAFFNIYFLKRFGDQMISSLSTKEIENKLQIMSERVSQLNLSLDSLSSIEVRSDLSGIISDFEEIIAEMDSASNSIGGSAVVDSLTKLSADVKNIQNAIGSLDRRDVIDYSSQLEGIRGKVVSLEWQVEELKTLLESSTFDLKKSVETMKVSSSSTNESYSEEVGKGVRIRIESGFKGSSILHDSDILMILNELYALRATKISLNGKRIMPYTYVRCVGATVIIDDVPTQITPIVIEVLGDYDYLVSGLGLLKEYFKGREIEMTFLPLEFITIPAGGG; this is translated from the coding sequence GTGAAAAGCTTGAAAGGAATCTGGGCTCTTCTTATTGTCTTTGTTGTTATTGTAGCTTTGGGTGCTTTCTTCAACATCTACTTTCTTAAGCGGTTTGGCGATCAAATGATTTCGAGTCTCAGCACCAAGGAAATTGAAAACAAACTTCAAATAATGTCAGAAAGGGTTTCCCAGCTCAATCTCAGTCTAGACTCACTTTCGTCAATCGAGGTGAGAAGTGATCTCTCGGGGATCATCTCGGACTTCGAAGAAATCATTGCAGAGATGGATTCAGCGTCAAATTCTATAGGTGGTTCTGCAGTTGTTGATTCACTTACGAAATTATCTGCCGATGTCAAGAACATTCAAAATGCTATTGGCTCACTTGATAGGAGAGATGTAATAGATTACTCGTCTCAGTTAGAAGGGATTAGGGGAAAAGTAGTCTCGCTCGAGTGGCAGGTAGAAGAGTTGAAGACATTACTTGAATCAAGTACATTCGATCTGAAGAAATCTGTTGAGACCATGAAAGTCTCGTCAAGTTCTACAAATGAGTCTTATAGTGAAGAAGTTGGAAAAGGTGTTCGAATACGAATTGAGTCTGGCTTCAAAGGAAGCAGCATACTTCACGACAGCGACATCCTCATGATCTTGAATGAACTATATGCCTTGAGGGCAACTAAGATCTCACTAAATGGGAAGAGAATAATGCCGTATACTTACGTGCGTTGCGTAGGAGCAACTGTTATAATAGATGATGTACCTACTCAAATTACGCCAATAGTAATTGAAGTGTTGGGCGATTATGATTATTTGGTTTCCGGTCTGGGTCTCTTGAAGGAGTATTTTAAGGGCAGAGAAATTGAAATGACTTTTCTGCCACTTGAGTTCATTACCATTCCCGCGGGAGGGGGTTGA
- a CDS encoding ABC transporter substrate-binding protein, producing the protein MKKTMITFLLVLLTVISFGLNFINPVGPTLIPIAELLSSNISEEIPGLEVNLWRSVDEAISLLVTERAQISLLPVTVGVKLAASGVDIKLAAVSMWNGFYFMSSEKAIFGIDDLIGTEVYTLHAPGQTADTIMRGALASKGYEVGRDVTVVYVGGAEAVQLLASGKAKLILVPEPFASLAETRVQGVIRSMPIEDLWSSFNDEKISIPTSGIFVSGSLDRGVVESFLLLYQQSMNLSLANREKTAQIVSEKMGGFPIPVLQKAMDTAGFLFLTAEEAKKETVIYLEKLRELNPELTGDVDLDALFF; encoded by the coding sequence ATGAAAAAAACCATGATTACATTCTTGTTAGTGCTCCTGACCGTGATTTCTTTCGGGTTAAACTTCATCAATCCAGTCGGTCCCACACTTATTCCGATCGCCGAGTTACTCTCTTCAAACATCTCCGAAGAAATACCCGGCCTTGAAGTCAATCTTTGGAGAAGCGTTGACGAGGCAATATCCTTGTTGGTGACTGAACGGGCTCAGATCAGCCTTCTCCCCGTCACTGTTGGGGTCAAGCTTGCTGCGTCCGGGGTAGACATAAAACTCGCCGCAGTTAGCATGTGGAACGGCTTTTATTTCATGTCTTCGGAAAAGGCTATATTTGGAATAGATGATCTAATTGGCACCGAAGTGTACACGCTTCATGCTCCGGGTCAGACGGCCGACACTATTATGCGAGGCGCGCTTGCATCGAAGGGATACGAAGTTGGAAGAGATGTAACAGTTGTGTACGTTGGAGGAGCAGAAGCTGTTCAGCTTCTTGCAAGTGGAAAGGCAAAGCTTATTCTGGTGCCTGAACCTTTTGCCTCCCTCGCCGAAACGCGTGTGCAGGGAGTCATAAGATCCATGCCTATCGAAGATCTATGGAGCAGTTTCAATGATGAGAAAATTAGCATTCCTACTTCGGGAATATTCGTGAGTGGCAGTCTCGATAGAGGAGTTGTCGAATCATTCTTACTCCTGTACCAGCAGTCAATGAACCTATCTCTTGCTAACCGAGAGAAGACTGCACAGATTGTATCGGAAAAGATGGGCGGATTCCCAATTCCCGTATTGCAGAAGGCAATGGACACGGCAGGTTTTCTCTTCCTAACCGCTGAAGAGGCGAAGAAAGAAACTGTAATCTATCTTGAAAAGCTTCGCGAACTGAATCCCGAACTGACGGGTGATGTTGACCTAGATGCCCTCTTCTTCTAA
- a CDS encoding peptidoglycan DD-metalloendopeptidase family protein → MKKIILLTLLISVLVLFTGCNSPFITRDDFLARMDSIEQKIDSLALGQRKIAQLEDAVQELAFRINFVQAIEPTYAGYEELEALRAELQIIKNMLAESVIDSASSAAIVKTLYDKIDGVLTGSVENDIITREIDDLNRKVQALEYLNSSRYSELVQRISEVGSYDSSIDEAKYEELLQRIEEIKNTETVIVQQEPENADGRYDELLQKIEELSARTDTSLVDSAKYDSLARRLAELEQTVGSSVIDAEVFNEFVSRIEEMDSRTRELASNLEAIEQQEKPEQREFVTMATFLGEISDIRSRLGAAAYETIEPTSYVSYIVKSGDNLWSIAQAYGVTVEQLKAMNTDVKNWDLIYRGDEIKIPLSLDNLMAKASIATHFGLNLGVDFLVDSIESNFGSYDYGYANPGMDLTVPPGSRITAFLPGKVILSERVNDLYGEMVVVDHGNNIKTVYARLGSRTVVKGDFVRVGDTIGSASDAKGNLHFEFWKADVPVNPADIIFENVGTFEVTMYTEWDDAKNPTSPSFKMTASGDFVKGYRTVAADPVVIPLGSIVYIPFFSSSPNKGFFVVEDTGSSIRGNKIDVYTHDFDIASNFKEDLLVYVVKKP, encoded by the coding sequence TTGAAAAAGATTATCCTTCTAACTCTTCTTATATCTGTGCTTGTACTTTTTACAGGATGTAACTCTCCGTTTATTACTAGAGATGACTTTCTTGCAAGGATGGATTCTATTGAACAGAAGATCGATTCTCTGGCTCTCGGTCAGAGAAAGATTGCCCAGCTGGAAGACGCAGTTCAAGAGCTTGCCTTCCGGATTAACTTTGTTCAAGCAATAGAGCCTACGTATGCAGGCTATGAGGAGCTCGAAGCCCTTAGGGCCGAACTTCAGATAATAAAGAATATGCTCGCCGAATCAGTAATCGATTCAGCTTCTTCCGCAGCAATAGTTAAGACACTTTATGACAAGATTGACGGTGTTCTTACCGGCTCGGTGGAAAATGATATCATCACCCGAGAAATCGACGACCTCAACAGAAAAGTTCAGGCACTCGAGTATCTAAATTCTTCAAGATATTCAGAACTCGTCCAGAGAATTTCTGAAGTCGGCAGTTACGATAGTTCAATCGACGAAGCAAAGTACGAGGAGCTTCTACAGAGGATTGAAGAGATCAAGAATACGGAGACCGTTATCGTTCAGCAGGAACCGGAAAACGCAGACGGCAGATACGATGAACTTTTGCAGAAGATTGAAGAGCTTTCTGCCAGGACGGATACTTCACTGGTAGACAGCGCCAAGTACGATTCACTGGCAAGAAGACTTGCCGAGTTGGAGCAGACTGTGGGTTCCTCTGTGATAGATGCAGAGGTTTTCAACGAATTCGTTTCGAGAATAGAGGAAATGGACTCAAGAACGAGAGAGCTTGCCAGCAATCTCGAGGCAATTGAACAGCAGGAAAAGCCTGAACAGAGAGAGTTTGTGACTATGGCCACTTTCCTGGGAGAGATTTCCGACATTCGAAGCAGACTGGGAGCAGCTGCTTACGAGACCATTGAACCTACGTCTTATGTATCGTACATTGTTAAGTCAGGCGATAACCTGTGGAGCATTGCTCAAGCGTATGGGGTGACCGTGGAACAGCTGAAGGCCATGAACACGGATGTTAAAAACTGGGATCTGATCTACCGTGGTGACGAGATCAAGATTCCTCTTTCTCTTGACAATCTGATGGCAAAGGCATCAATTGCAACTCATTTCGGTTTGAACCTTGGAGTGGACTTTCTTGTCGACTCTATCGAATCGAATTTTGGAAGCTATGATTACGGTTACGCCAATCCAGGTATGGACTTGACTGTACCGCCCGGATCAAGGATCACGGCTTTTCTTCCTGGAAAGGTTATTTTGTCCGAGCGAGTGAACGATCTATACGGCGAGATGGTTGTCGTTGATCACGGAAACAACATAAAGACCGTGTACGCGCGTCTCGGGAGTCGCACAGTAGTGAAAGGCGATTTTGTTCGGGTTGGAGATACGATCGGATCAGCCTCCGATGCAAAAGGAAATCTTCACTTTGAATTCTGGAAAGCCGATGTGCCTGTCAATCCAGCCGATATAATATTCGAGAATGTCGGGACTTTCGAGGTTACAATGTACACAGAATGGGATGATGCAAAGAATCCGACGTCACCTTCTTTCAAAATGACTGCGAGCGGGGATTTTGTGAAGGGATATCGAACCGTTGCTGCCGATCCAGTCGTAATTCCTCTTGGCTCGATTGTCTATATCCCGTTTTTCTCATCCTCTCCAAACAAAGGATTCTTTGTTGTTGAGGACACCGGTAGTTCTATAAGGGGCAATAAGATCGATGTTTACACCCACGATTTCGATATAGCGTCAAATTTCAAAGAAGATCTTCTGGTGTATGTGGTGAAGAAACCTTGA
- the rpmF gene encoding 50S ribosomal protein L32 — MAVPKQKRSRSRTHLKRVKMYSPIKVAVSTCPNCGEPKQPHRVCLHCGFYGGRQILEIGE; from the coding sequence GTGGCCGTTCCAAAGCAAAAAAGAAGCAGAAGCAGAACCCACTTGAAACGTGTGAAGATGTATAGCCCGATCAAGGTTGCTGTTTCTACATGTCCAAACTGTGGCGAACCAAAACAACCACACAGAGTTTGTTTGCACTGTGGTTTTTACGGAGGAAGACAGATTCTTGAGATCGGTGAGTAG
- a CDS encoding YncE family protein — MKRSPILFFLFVGIIAVTASGTITLGQRYPLGIMPSALIKVENSSGTYFVTLVKGDSELVVFDTSFRPLTIFDSMRNDGINDLIYRDGKLYCFGFYSGRVIVVDVSGHPSKWKKIDEIPTSSRLITGSFIDGKVGMLTNDFEFLLLDISKREIIKRQKLPVIALSIAEDSEFFFVSLFHNYNLLTNSHETEKGLLVFDEWGNLIKEADIGKRPSYILLGGEKIFLVSYVEENLKILSKSDLTEITSVQLGKYPNFPVIHNGKIWIALTGEDQIMTVDLATYRTQKFDLMGRGPMKVVHNGDRIYVLETITGTLEVLDSRGNTIEYVELDGYPVDIVFSGKEAAVLLQEDWQTGKNTGALLVLKTN, encoded by the coding sequence TTGAAAAGATCACCGATTCTCTTTTTCCTATTCGTTGGAATAATTGCAGTTACGGCATCAGGAACGATCACTCTTGGTCAGAGATATCCTCTGGGAATAATGCCTTCGGCACTTATTAAGGTTGAGAATAGCAGCGGGACGTACTTTGTAACCCTTGTTAAAGGGGACTCGGAGTTAGTGGTTTTCGACACGAGTTTCAGACCCCTGACTATTTTCGATTCAATGAGAAACGATGGGATAAATGATCTCATCTATAGGGATGGGAAGCTCTACTGCTTTGGATTCTACAGTGGGAGAGTGATTGTTGTCGATGTTTCCGGTCACCCCAGCAAATGGAAGAAGATCGATGAGATTCCCACTTCTAGCAGGTTAATCACTGGGTCCTTTATCGATGGAAAGGTTGGAATGTTGACTAATGATTTCGAGTTTCTTCTGCTCGACATCTCCAAGAGGGAGATAATAAAGAGGCAGAAGCTTCCAGTGATAGCTCTATCTATAGCGGAGGATTCGGAGTTCTTTTTCGTGTCGCTTTTCCACAACTATAATCTTCTTACGAATTCTCACGAGACAGAAAAAGGACTTCTAGTATTTGATGAATGGGGTAATCTGATAAAGGAAGCAGATATTGGTAAGCGGCCATCTTACATTCTTCTGGGGGGAGAGAAAATCTTCCTCGTTTCATATGTGGAGGAGAATCTCAAGATTCTTTCAAAGAGTGATTTGACTGAGATCACTTCAGTTCAGCTGGGTAAATATCCAAATTTCCCGGTGATTCACAACGGAAAGATCTGGATTGCATTGACCGGCGAAGACCAGATAATGACAGTGGATTTAGCAACTTACCGTACCCAGAAATTCGATTTGATGGGTCGCGGTCCAATGAAGGTTGTTCACAATGGAGATAGAATTTACGTTCTTGAGACTATTACTGGAACACTAGAAGTTTTGGATAGTAGGGGAAATACGATAGAATATGTAGAGTTAGATGGTTATCCGGTTGACATTGTTTTCAGTGGGAAGGAAGCTGCTGTTCTACTTCAAGAAGACTGGCAGACAGGGAAAAACACCGGGGCATTGCTGGTTCTGAAAACTAACTGA
- a CDS encoding HU family DNA-binding protein, translating into MNKKELIAEIAEKTGVTKKDAGKTLDTVIEIIEKTLSKGDVVRLVGFGTFMVASRKARKGVNPRTKKPITIPGGKVPKFVPGKELKEKVK; encoded by the coding sequence ATGAACAAAAAAGAACTCATCGCTGAAATCGCTGAGAAAACGGGTGTTACTAAGAAGGATGCTGGAAAAACCTTGGACACGGTGATCGAGATAATTGAAAAGACACTGTCTAAGGGAGACGTTGTGAGACTGGTTGGCTTTGGCACATTTATGGTAGCTTCAAGAAAGGCCAGAAAGGGTGTCAATCCGAGAACCAAGAAGCCCATCACGATTCCGGGCGGAAAAGTTCCTAAGTTTGTACCTGGAAAGGAACTGAAGGAAAAGGTAAAATAG
- the plsX gene encoding phosphate acyltransferase PlsX: MKIALDAYGGDSAPEVNIDGSFLALKEFQDLQIVLVGREEELKPLLKQTPETSRISIVDAREVFPMSEKPSLLLRKKETSLYKAALQVKEGKVDALVSAGNTGGVLAAALFVVGRIKGVDHGAIAVLVPSKNGFTILIDAGANAEVRAEHLRDFGTMGYEYASLLGRDSPRVGLLNVGEEQEKGTELTKLAYEYLGTELGSNFIGNVEGRDINYGDVDVVVCSGFDGNVAMKAMEGTGKLISETLKREIKNSGLFGLIGALFLKRALGRLKKTMDPSEYGGAFVLGVKGAVVKAHGNSNALAIKNAIRVAYQGVKGGLVKNLENKLGGK; encoded by the coding sequence ATAAAGATTGCCCTCGATGCTTATGGTGGAGACAGCGCCCCGGAAGTCAACATAGATGGCTCTTTTCTCGCTCTTAAGGAGTTTCAGGATCTCCAGATAGTTCTGGTTGGCAGAGAAGAAGAACTGAAGCCCCTGTTGAAACAGACTCCAGAGACCTCAAGAATTTCAATAGTTGACGCAAGAGAGGTTTTTCCGATGTCGGAGAAGCCTTCTCTTTTGTTGAGAAAGAAAGAGACCTCGCTCTACAAGGCCGCCCTTCAAGTGAAGGAAGGAAAAGTCGATGCTCTTGTATCAGCAGGTAACACCGGCGGAGTTCTTGCTGCCGCACTCTTTGTCGTTGGCAGGATAAAGGGTGTCGATCATGGTGCAATTGCTGTTCTTGTTCCTTCCAAAAATGGCTTCACCATACTTATCGATGCGGGAGCAAATGCCGAGGTCAGAGCAGAACATCTGCGTGATTTTGGCACGATGGGCTATGAATATGCGAGTCTTCTTGGAAGAGATAGCCCCAGAGTCGGTCTACTCAATGTAGGAGAAGAGCAGGAAAAGGGAACAGAACTGACGAAACTGGCTTATGAATACTTGGGGACCGAGTTAGGAAGCAATTTCATTGGTAATGTTGAGGGCAGAGATATAAATTATGGCGACGTTGATGTGGTAGTCTGCAGTGGATTCGACGGAAACGTTGCAATGAAAGCAATGGAAGGAACAGGGAAGTTAATTTCCGAGACGCTTAAGAGAGAGATCAAGAATAGCGGTCTGTTTGGTCTTATTGGTGCTCTTTTTCTTAAGCGAGCACTGGGAAGACTTAAGAAGACAATGGATCCCAGCGAATACGGCGGCGCCTTCGTTCTCGGAGTTAAAGGGGCTGTCGTTAAGGCTCACGGAAACTCAAACGCTCTCGCTATAAAGAATGCGATCAGAGTAGCATATCAAGGGGTAAAGGGCGGCCTTGTCAAGAACCTTGAAAACAAGCTTGGGGGAAAGTAG
- a CDS encoding ABC transporter permease gives MPSSSKRKYLAPILSVSFLILIWFVASQLVSSSLLLPGPGETARELARIVSSARGWSNIAETCLKAFIGLFLALGFALVAGFLMGLLDALYDLLRPVVVILQSIPIVSWLALAIFWWGVGFSSPVYIVFLTLFPIFTINIAEGVRNVDKKLVEMAKIYKIPKNTVFGKIYLASAFPFIVSSMRVGVGIMWKSVAVAEFMVGTSGIGRAISDSKYSINIERVFAYTLILIILGILTEKLLDLLVRRGSRYALKN, from the coding sequence ATGCCCTCTTCTTCTAAGAGAAAGTATCTTGCACCGATTCTTTCAGTCAGTTTTCTGATACTGATCTGGTTTGTTGCTTCACAACTTGTGTCAAGCAGCCTCCTGTTACCGGGGCCTGGCGAGACCGCACGTGAATTAGCCAGGATCGTCTCAAGCGCAAGAGGCTGGTCGAACATAGCCGAGACGTGCTTAAAGGCGTTTATCGGGCTGTTTCTTGCTCTTGGGTTTGCCCTTGTTGCTGGATTCCTGATGGGACTGCTGGATGCTCTCTATGATCTTCTAAGACCCGTTGTCGTTATTCTTCAGTCCATACCCATAGTTTCCTGGCTTGCACTGGCAATTTTCTGGTGGGGAGTTGGCTTCTCCTCCCCTGTATATATAGTATTCCTTACCTTGTTTCCGATCTTCACAATAAACATTGCAGAGGGCGTAAGAAACGTGGATAAGAAGCTTGTTGAAATGGCCAAGATCTACAAGATTCCCAAGAATACAGTTTTCGGAAAGATCTATCTCGCTTCGGCATTTCCTTTTATCGTATCCTCAATGAGAGTGGGCGTAGGAATCATGTGGAAATCCGTCGCTGTTGCGGAGTTTATGGTGGGAACTTCGGGAATAGGGAGAGCAATATCTGATTCGAAATATTCTATCAACATTGAAAGAGTCTTTGCGTACACTTTGATTCTGATTATTCTGGGCATCTTAACAGAGAAACTTCTCGACTTGTTAGTCAGAAGGGGTAGCCGGTATGCGCTTAAGAATTAG
- a CDS encoding YceD family protein produces MSKIYELIVDLNSFEFKKTIDVVLDPDFTEELRLSSQVNVHVELYKDKDSIIVTGSVRTVIEDNCARCLKEVSIPIEGTIEATYVLKDSLPLMKEGTSDDLENFLQFEGDLLDLSERVIEAIIVEVPQKVLCRKDCAGLCPYCGANLNEEPNHSCQKKEELPDGWHKAVSELKSKLKS; encoded by the coding sequence ATGTCAAAGATTTATGAACTGATCGTCGATCTGAATAGTTTCGAGTTCAAGAAGACTATTGACGTAGTATTAGATCCTGACTTCACCGAAGAGCTGAGGCTTTCAAGTCAGGTAAACGTTCACGTTGAGTTATACAAAGACAAAGACTCGATTATTGTGACAGGTTCAGTCAGGACGGTTATCGAAGACAACTGCGCTCGTTGCCTGAAGGAAGTGTCAATTCCTATTGAAGGGACAATCGAGGCCACCTATGTTCTCAAGGATTCTCTTCCTCTTATGAAAGAGGGCACAAGCGATGATCTGGAGAATTTTCTGCAGTTTGAAGGAGATCTCCTTGACTTGTCAGAACGCGTTATAGAGGCTATAATTGTTGAGGTTCCTCAGAAGGTTCTCTGCAGGAAAGATTGCGCTGGACTTTGCCCGTATTGCGGAGCAAATCTAAATGAGGAGCCAAATCACTCGTGCCAGAAGAAGGAAGAGCTGCCCGATGGCTGGCACAAAGCGGTGTCCGAGCTCAAATCGAAATTGAAGAGTTAG